The following are from one region of the Syngnathus acus chromosome 10, fSynAcu1.2, whole genome shotgun sequence genome:
- the supt16h gene encoding FACT complex subunit SPT16 isoform X1: MAANLDKEAYYRRIKRLYGNWKKGEDEFGKIDAIVVSVGVDEEIVYAKSTAIQTWLFGYEVTDTIMVFCETKILFLASKKKVDFLKQVALTKGNENANGVPPITLLTREKNESNKPNFDKMIEAIRGSRGGKTVGVFSKDKFPGEYMKSWNDTLAAEGLEKVDISAVVAYTMAVKEDGELGLMKKAAAITSEVYSKFFKERVMEIVDADEKVRHSKLAESVEKAIEEKKYLGGVDPSTVEMCYPPIIQSGGNYSLKFSVVSDKNHMHFGAITCAMGIRYKSYCSNLVRTLMVDPPQEMQDNYNFLLQLEEELLKELKHGVKISDAYNTVLEYVKKEKPDLVAKLTKNLGFAMGIEFREGSLVLNAKNQYKLKKGMVLSVSLGFADLTNKEGKKEEQKKYALFIGDTVQINEEEVATVLTPVKKKIKNVGIFLKNDDEEDEEEDGDDAEELLGKGARGAALLADRTRLLGKNEMTAEEKRRTHQKELANNLNEEAKRRLTEQKGEQQIQKARKSNVSYKNVSQMPREKDIREMKIFIDKKYETVVMPIFGIATPFHIATIKNISMSVEGDYTYLRINFYVPGSSLGRQEGNIFPNPDATFVKEITYRASNLKTPGDTSVPSTNLQNAFRIIKEVQKRYKTREAEEKEKEGIVKQDSLVINLNRSNPKLKDLYIRPNIAQKRMQGSLEAHTNGFRFTSVRGDKVDILYNNIKHAIFQPCDGEMIIVLHFHLKNAIMFGKRRHTDVQFYTEVGEITTDLGKHQHMHDRDDLYAEQMEREMRHKLKSAFKNFIEKVETLTREELEFEVPFRDLGFQGAPYRSTCLLQPTSSSLVNVTEWPPFVVTLDEVELVHFERVQFHLKNFDVVIVYKDYNKKVTMINAVPVNSLDPIKEWLNSCDIKYTEGVQSLNWTKVMKTIVDDPEGFFEQGGWSFLDPESEGSGAEEDSESEMEDETFNPSADETEVEEEDSDEDYSSETENSDYSASLGSEEESGKDWDELEEEARKADKESHYEDEDTSNKKRKHQSSRMQPVKKKRRS, from the exons ATGGCGGCTAACCTGGACAAGGAAGCCTACTACCGGCGGATTAAAAGACTCTACGGCAATTGGAAG AAAGGAGAGGATGAGTTTGGTAAAATTGATGCCATCGTGGTGTCTGTTGGAGTGGATGAAGAAATTGTCTACGCTAAATCCACAGCCATACAG ACTTGGCTGTTTGGTTACGAGGTGACGGACACTATCATGGTCTTTTGCGAAACCAAGATCCTTTTCCTCGCCAGTAAGAAGAAGGTGGACTTCCTCAAACAAGTGGCCTTAACCAAGGGCAACGAAAATGCCAACGGTGTCCCGCCCATCACGCTTCTCACCAGGGAAAAG AACGAGAGCAACAAGCCCAACTTCGACAAGATGATCGAGGCGATTCGCGGCAGCCGTGGAGGGAAGACGGTGGGTGTGTTCAGCAAGGACAAATTTCCCGGCGAGTACATGAAGAGTTGGAACGACACGCTTGCGGCCGAGGGGCTGGAGAAG GTGGACATCAGCGCCGTGGTGGCGTACACCATGGCGGTGAAGGAGGACGGCGAGCTTGGCCTGATGAAGAAAGCAGCGGCAATCACTAGCGAGGTCTACTCCAAGTTTTTTAAGGAGCGAGTCATGGAGATTGTCGACGCAGATGAG AAAGTGCGCCACAGCAAACTGGCCGAGTCTGTAGAAAAGGCCATTGAGGAGAAGAAGTACTTGGGCGGCGTGGACCCTTCCACTGTGGAGATGTGTTACCCTCCCATCATCCAGAGCGGTGGAAACTACAGCCTCAAGTTCAGCGTCGTCAG TGACAAGAACCACATGCACTTTGGTGCCATCACGTGCGCCATGGGCATCCGCTACAAGTCGTACTGCTCCAATCTGGTGCGCACCCTCATGGTGGACCCCCCGCAGGAGATGCAAGACAACTACAACTTCCTGCTGCAGTTGGAAGAGGAGTTGCTGAAGGAGCTCAAGCATG GTGTGAAAATCTCTGACGCCTACAACACTGTTTTGGAGTACGTGAAGAAGGAGAAACCGGATCTTGTCGCCAAGCTAACAAAGAACCTCGG GTTTGCCATGGGCATCGAGTTCAGAGAAGGCTCCTTGGTGCTCAACGCAAAGAATCAATACAAACTGAAGAAAG GCATGGTGCTGAGTGTCAGTTTAGGTTTTGCCGACCTCACAAATAAAGAAGGCAAAAAGGAAGAGCAGAAGAAGTATGCCTTGTTTATCGGCGACACGGTGCAGATCAATGAG GAGGAAGTGGCCACTGTACTCACACCAGTCAAAAAGAAGATCAAAAACGTGGGGATCTTCCTCAAG AATGACGacgaggaagatgaggaggaggacggaGACGATGCAGAGGAGCTGCTGGGGAAGGGCGCTCGTGGCGCGGCGCTGCTAGCTGACAGAACTCGG CTACTTGGGAAG AACGAGATGACGGCGGAGGAGAAGCGGCGCACCCACCAGAAGGAGCTTGCCAACAATTTGAACGAAGAGGCCAAACGACGACTGACGGAGCAGAAAGGCGAGCAGCAGATCCAAAA GGCCAGAAAATCCAACGTGTCCTACAAGAACGTGTCTCAGATGCCCAGAGAGAAGGACATCAGAGAAATGAAGATCTTCATAGACAAGAAATACGAGACTGTCGTCATGCCAATCTTCGGCATCGCCACGCCGTTTCACATCGCCACAATCAAG AACATCAGCATGTCTGTGGAAGGGGATTACACGTACTTGAGAATTAACTTCTACGTTCCCGGCAGCTCCTTGGGCCGACAGGAAGGGAACATCTTCCCCAATCCAGACGCCACTTTTGTTAAGGAAAT CACGTACCGTGCGTCCAACCTGAAGACGCCTGGCGACACCTCGGTGCCATCCACCAACCTGCAGAATGCCTTCCGCATCATCAAGGAGGTCCAGAAGCGCTACAAGACGCGGGAGGCCgaggagaaggagaaagaGGGCATCGTCAAGCAGGACTCGTTGGTCATCAACCTAAATCGCAGCAACCCCAAACTCAAAGACCTCTACATCCGCCCCAACATTGCCCAGAAGAGGATGCAGGGCTCGCTGGAGGCGCATACCAACG GTTTCCGTTTCACATCTGTCCGCGGCGATAAAGTGGACATCCTTTACAACAACATCAAGCACGCCATCTTCCAGCCGTGCGACGGCGAGATGATCATCGTCCTGCACTTCCACCTCAAG AACGCCATCATGTTCGGCAAGCGCCGCCACACGGACGTGCAGTTCTACACGGAAGTGGGCGAGATCACCACCGACCTGGGCAAGCACCAGCACATGCACGACCGCGACGACCTCTACGCTGAGCAGATGGAGCGCGAAATGCGGCACAAGCTCAAGTCTGCTTTCAAGAATTTCATCGAGAAGGTTGAGACGCTCACCCGAGAAGAGCTGGAGTTCGAGGTTCCCTTCAGGGACCTAGG TTTCCAGGGCGCCCCTTACAGGAGTACCTGCCTGCTGCAGCCCACCTCCAGTTCCCTTGTCAACGTTACGGAATGG CCGCCGTTCGTGGTGACTCTGGACGAGGTGGAGCTGGTCCACTTTGAGCGTGTGCAGTTCCATCTGAAGAACTTTGATGTGGTCATCGTTTACAAGGACTACAACAAAAAGGTCACCATGATCAACGCCGTGCCTGTCAACTCCCTGGACCCCATCAAGGAGTGGCTCAA CTCGTGTGACATTAAGTATACGGAGGGCGTCCAGTCCCTCAACTGGACCAAGGTCATGAAGACCATTGTGGATGACCCCGAGGGATTCTTTGAGCAAGGAGGCTGGTCCTTCCTGGACCCGGAGAGCGAG GGGAGCGGCGCCGAAGAAGATTCCGAGTCTGAGATGGAGGACGAGACGTTCAACCCCTCTGCGGACGAGacggaggtggaggaggaagatagCGACGAAGACTACAGCTCCGAGACGGAGAATTCCG ACTACAGTGCATCACTGGGCAGCGAGGAGGAGAGCGGCAAGGACTGGGACGAGCTGGAAGAAGAGGCCAGGAAAG CCGACAAGGAAAGTCACTACGAGGACGAGGACACATCCAACAAGAAGAGAAAGCACCAGTCGTCAAGGATGCAGCCagtcaagaagaagaggcgGTCCTAG
- the tox4b gene encoding TOX high mobility group box family member 4b isoform X2 gives MEYPGGSDNYLTISGSGHPFLAPSETFHTPSLGDEEFEIPPISLDPDSSLTVSDVVSHFGELSDASPSNSVVVPGNAVVEGDDPSFASTFVHPPSQGLEHLSLGVINQSGGALLGSSLGMDLGHPIGSQFSSSSPVTIDVPLGDMSQGLLGSNQLTTIDQSELSAQLGLGLGAGNILQRPQSPERPLSATASPTSSLQDDDMDDFRRSILVESPISQNFCPGVISLDPAVAEAPPSGLASGALQLSSRKGGSGRGGKTGKKKEDPNEPQKPVPAYALFFRDTQAAIKGQNPKATIGEVSKIVASMWDSLGKEQKQVYKRKNELAKKDYLRALAEYRANLNCQVPIEVLDSAPSPPPAPASSRPSRAQQYNPEENTITNICTSNIILDLPQVTTRSRTGAIRPQPPTESNPPTVAKIIIKQTQLPSGGVSVTAMSASSPRQPPPLQQMQSTPPPPRLQQMVHAQAPPPLQAKPRGGGAVASAAPPPLQIKVVPSVRQVDPGAQLIVASSCETSDSAKAAGQSAAAAAVTRGEEVMEAEEGMEVEVKVAPGPGITPTGSPNICVRTGCTNPAVDSKDWDKEYCSNECVATHCRDVFTAWCAIRGQNSTTVT, from the exons ATGGAG TACCCGGGTGGCAGTGACAACTACCTGACGATTTCCGGGTCAGGCCACCCCTTCCTGGCTCCGTCGGAG ACTTTTCACACTCCCAGTCTGGGCGATGAGGAGTTTGAGATCCCTCCCATCTCACTGGACCCGGATTCGTCCCTCACCGTTTCCGACGTGGTGTCCCATTTTGGAGAGCTGTCGGATGCCAGTCCCTCAAACAGCGTGGTGGTCCCTGGGAATGCCGTGGTGGAAGGCGACGACCCCTCTTTTGCCTCCACGTTTGTCCACCCTCCTTCCCAGGGTCTGGAGCACCTAAGTCTGGGAGTCATCAACCAGTCTGGAGGCGCCCTGCTGGGCTCGTCTTTGGGAATG GATTTGGGCCATCCCATCGGGTCGCAGTTTAGCAGCTCATCTCCGGTCACCATCGACGTTCCATTGGGAGACATGAGCCAAGGCCTGCTGGGCTCCAACCAGCTGACCACCATTGACCAGTCAGAGCTCAGCGCTCAGCTGGGTCTCGGATTGGGGGCTGGGAATATTTTGCAGCGCCCGCAGTCGCCGGAGCGCCCGCTGTCGGCCACGGCGTCACCCACCAGCTCGCTGCAGGATGACGACATGGACGACTTCCGGAGG AGCATTCTAGTGGAATCTCCCATATCTCAGAACTTCTGTCCCGGCGTCATCTCCCTGGACCCCGCTGTGGCCGAGGCGCCGCCATCTGGCCTCGCCTCCGGCGCCTTGCAGCTCTCCAGCCGGAAGGGAGGGAGCGGCAGGGGCGGGAAGACGGGGAAGAAGAAGGAAGACCCTAACGAGCCACAGAAGCCCGTGCCGGCCTACGCTCTCTTCTTTAGGGACACTCAGGCGGCCATCAAAGGACAAAACCCTAAAGCTACCATAGGAGAAGTTTCAAAGATCGTGGCTTCCATGTGGGACAGCCTCGGGAAGGAACAGAAGCAG GTTTATAAGAGGAAAAACGAGTTAGCCAAGAAGGATTACTTGAGAGCACTTGCAGAGTACAGGGCCAATCTCAACTGTCAGGTTCCCATCGAAGTGTTGGATTCGGCACCGTCGCCGCCTCCGGCCCCAGCCTCTTCTCGCCCTAGCAGGGCCCAGCAGTACAACCCCGAGGAGAACACCATCACCAACATCTGCACTTCCAATATCATCTTGGACCTGCCTCAGGTCACCACGCGCTCCCGCACGGGCGCCATTAGACCGCAACCACCGACCGAATCCAACCCGCCCACTGTCGCCAAGATCATCATCAAGCAGACGCAGCTGCCCTCGGGTGGTGTGTCCGTCACGGCCATGTCCGCCTCGTCGCCCCGACAGCCGCCGCCGTTGCAGCAAATGCAGagcacgccgccgccgcccaggTTGCAGCAGATGGTGCACGCCCAAGCGCCGCCGCCCCTGCAGGCCAAACCTCGGGGCGGCGGCGCCGTGGCTTCAGCCGCCCCACCGCCGCTACAGATCAAGGTGGTCCCGTCGGTACGACAGGTGGACCCTGGCGCTCAACTCATTGTGGCATCGTCTTGTGAAACTTCGGATTCGGCCAAGGCGGCGGGACAGTcggccgctgctgctgccgtgACAAGAGGGGAGGAAGTGATGGAAGCGGAGGAAGGA ATGGAGGTGGAGGTGAAAGTGGCCCCCGGGCCTGGCATCACGCCCACTGGGAGTCCAAACATTTGCGTGCGCACCGGTTGCACCAACCCAGCGGTGGACAGCAAAGACTGGGACAAAGAGTACTGCAGCAACGAGTGTGTCGCCACACATTGCAG GGATGTGTTCACGGCCTGGTGCGCCATCCGAGGGCAGAACTCCACCACCGTCACTTAG
- the tox4b gene encoding TOX high mobility group box family member 4b isoform X1, which translates to MDLNFYSHLTGGSGQHDGDPGFLDPQSFNGFDSDNKYPGGSDNYLTISGSGHPFLAPSETFHTPSLGDEEFEIPPISLDPDSSLTVSDVVSHFGELSDASPSNSVVVPGNAVVEGDDPSFASTFVHPPSQGLEHLSLGVINQSGGALLGSSLGMDLGHPIGSQFSSSSPVTIDVPLGDMSQGLLGSNQLTTIDQSELSAQLGLGLGAGNILQRPQSPERPLSATASPTSSLQDDDMDDFRRSILVESPISQNFCPGVISLDPAVAEAPPSGLASGALQLSSRKGGSGRGGKTGKKKEDPNEPQKPVPAYALFFRDTQAAIKGQNPKATIGEVSKIVASMWDSLGKEQKQVYKRKNELAKKDYLRALAEYRANLNCQVPIEVLDSAPSPPPAPASSRPSRAQQYNPEENTITNICTSNIILDLPQVTTRSRTGAIRPQPPTESNPPTVAKIIIKQTQLPSGGVSVTAMSASSPRQPPPLQQMQSTPPPPRLQQMVHAQAPPPLQAKPRGGGAVASAAPPPLQIKVVPSVRQVDPGAQLIVASSCETSDSAKAAGQSAAAAAVTRGEEVMEAEEGMEVEVKVAPGPGITPTGSPNICVRTGCTNPAVDSKDWDKEYCSNECVATHCRDVFTAWCAIRGQNSTTVT; encoded by the exons ATGGACCTGAATTTTTACTCCCATCTTACCGGCGGAAGCGGGCAGCACGACGGGGATCCAGGGTTCCTGGACCCGCAGTCCTTCAATGGATTTGACTCAGACAACAAG TACCCGGGTGGCAGTGACAACTACCTGACGATTTCCGGGTCAGGCCACCCCTTCCTGGCTCCGTCGGAG ACTTTTCACACTCCCAGTCTGGGCGATGAGGAGTTTGAGATCCCTCCCATCTCACTGGACCCGGATTCGTCCCTCACCGTTTCCGACGTGGTGTCCCATTTTGGAGAGCTGTCGGATGCCAGTCCCTCAAACAGCGTGGTGGTCCCTGGGAATGCCGTGGTGGAAGGCGACGACCCCTCTTTTGCCTCCACGTTTGTCCACCCTCCTTCCCAGGGTCTGGAGCACCTAAGTCTGGGAGTCATCAACCAGTCTGGAGGCGCCCTGCTGGGCTCGTCTTTGGGAATG GATTTGGGCCATCCCATCGGGTCGCAGTTTAGCAGCTCATCTCCGGTCACCATCGACGTTCCATTGGGAGACATGAGCCAAGGCCTGCTGGGCTCCAACCAGCTGACCACCATTGACCAGTCAGAGCTCAGCGCTCAGCTGGGTCTCGGATTGGGGGCTGGGAATATTTTGCAGCGCCCGCAGTCGCCGGAGCGCCCGCTGTCGGCCACGGCGTCACCCACCAGCTCGCTGCAGGATGACGACATGGACGACTTCCGGAGG AGCATTCTAGTGGAATCTCCCATATCTCAGAACTTCTGTCCCGGCGTCATCTCCCTGGACCCCGCTGTGGCCGAGGCGCCGCCATCTGGCCTCGCCTCCGGCGCCTTGCAGCTCTCCAGCCGGAAGGGAGGGAGCGGCAGGGGCGGGAAGACGGGGAAGAAGAAGGAAGACCCTAACGAGCCACAGAAGCCCGTGCCGGCCTACGCTCTCTTCTTTAGGGACACTCAGGCGGCCATCAAAGGACAAAACCCTAAAGCTACCATAGGAGAAGTTTCAAAGATCGTGGCTTCCATGTGGGACAGCCTCGGGAAGGAACAGAAGCAG GTTTATAAGAGGAAAAACGAGTTAGCCAAGAAGGATTACTTGAGAGCACTTGCAGAGTACAGGGCCAATCTCAACTGTCAGGTTCCCATCGAAGTGTTGGATTCGGCACCGTCGCCGCCTCCGGCCCCAGCCTCTTCTCGCCCTAGCAGGGCCCAGCAGTACAACCCCGAGGAGAACACCATCACCAACATCTGCACTTCCAATATCATCTTGGACCTGCCTCAGGTCACCACGCGCTCCCGCACGGGCGCCATTAGACCGCAACCACCGACCGAATCCAACCCGCCCACTGTCGCCAAGATCATCATCAAGCAGACGCAGCTGCCCTCGGGTGGTGTGTCCGTCACGGCCATGTCCGCCTCGTCGCCCCGACAGCCGCCGCCGTTGCAGCAAATGCAGagcacgccgccgccgcccaggTTGCAGCAGATGGTGCACGCCCAAGCGCCGCCGCCCCTGCAGGCCAAACCTCGGGGCGGCGGCGCCGTGGCTTCAGCCGCCCCACCGCCGCTACAGATCAAGGTGGTCCCGTCGGTACGACAGGTGGACCCTGGCGCTCAACTCATTGTGGCATCGTCTTGTGAAACTTCGGATTCGGCCAAGGCGGCGGGACAGTcggccgctgctgctgccgtgACAAGAGGGGAGGAAGTGATGGAAGCGGAGGAAGGA ATGGAGGTGGAGGTGAAAGTGGCCCCCGGGCCTGGCATCACGCCCACTGGGAGTCCAAACATTTGCGTGCGCACCGGTTGCACCAACCCAGCGGTGGACAGCAAAGACTGGGACAAAGAGTACTGCAGCAACGAGTGTGTCGCCACACATTGCAG GGATGTGTTCACGGCCTGGTGCGCCATCCGAGGGCAGAACTCCACCACCGTCACTTAG
- the supt16h gene encoding FACT complex subunit SPT16 isoform X2 encodes MAANLDKEAYYRRIKRLYGNWKKGEDEFGKIDAIVVSVGVDEEIVYAKSTAIQTWLFGYEVTDTIMVFCETKILFLASKKKVDFLKQVALTKGNENANGVPPITLLTREKNESNKPNFDKMIEAIRGSRGGKTVGVFSKDKFPGEYMKSWNDTLAAEGLEKVDISAVVAYTMAVKEDGELGLMKKAAAITSEVYSKFFKERVMEIVDADEKVRHSKLAESVEKAIEEKKYLGGVDPSTVEMCYPPIIQSGGNYSLKFSVVSDKNHMHFGAITCAMGIRYKSYCSNLVRTLMVDPPQEMQDNYNFLLQLEEELLKELKHGVKISDAYNTVLEYVKKEKPDLVAKLTKNLGFAMGIEFREGSLVLNAKNQYKLKKGMVLSVSLGFADLTNKEGKKEEQKKYALFIGDTVQINEEEVATVLTPVKKKIKNVGIFLKNDDEEDEEEDGDDAEELLGKGARGAALLADRTRNEMTAEEKRRTHQKELANNLNEEAKRRLTEQKGEQQIQKARKSNVSYKNVSQMPREKDIREMKIFIDKKYETVVMPIFGIATPFHIATIKNISMSVEGDYTYLRINFYVPGSSLGRQEGNIFPNPDATFVKEITYRASNLKTPGDTSVPSTNLQNAFRIIKEVQKRYKTREAEEKEKEGIVKQDSLVINLNRSNPKLKDLYIRPNIAQKRMQGSLEAHTNGFRFTSVRGDKVDILYNNIKHAIFQPCDGEMIIVLHFHLKNAIMFGKRRHTDVQFYTEVGEITTDLGKHQHMHDRDDLYAEQMEREMRHKLKSAFKNFIEKVETLTREELEFEVPFRDLGFQGAPYRSTCLLQPTSSSLVNVTEWPPFVVTLDEVELVHFERVQFHLKNFDVVIVYKDYNKKVTMINAVPVNSLDPIKEWLNSCDIKYTEGVQSLNWTKVMKTIVDDPEGFFEQGGWSFLDPESEGSGAEEDSESEMEDETFNPSADETEVEEEDSDEDYSSETENSDYSASLGSEEESGKDWDELEEEARKADKESHYEDEDTSNKKRKHQSSRMQPVKKKRRS; translated from the exons ATGGCGGCTAACCTGGACAAGGAAGCCTACTACCGGCGGATTAAAAGACTCTACGGCAATTGGAAG AAAGGAGAGGATGAGTTTGGTAAAATTGATGCCATCGTGGTGTCTGTTGGAGTGGATGAAGAAATTGTCTACGCTAAATCCACAGCCATACAG ACTTGGCTGTTTGGTTACGAGGTGACGGACACTATCATGGTCTTTTGCGAAACCAAGATCCTTTTCCTCGCCAGTAAGAAGAAGGTGGACTTCCTCAAACAAGTGGCCTTAACCAAGGGCAACGAAAATGCCAACGGTGTCCCGCCCATCACGCTTCTCACCAGGGAAAAG AACGAGAGCAACAAGCCCAACTTCGACAAGATGATCGAGGCGATTCGCGGCAGCCGTGGAGGGAAGACGGTGGGTGTGTTCAGCAAGGACAAATTTCCCGGCGAGTACATGAAGAGTTGGAACGACACGCTTGCGGCCGAGGGGCTGGAGAAG GTGGACATCAGCGCCGTGGTGGCGTACACCATGGCGGTGAAGGAGGACGGCGAGCTTGGCCTGATGAAGAAAGCAGCGGCAATCACTAGCGAGGTCTACTCCAAGTTTTTTAAGGAGCGAGTCATGGAGATTGTCGACGCAGATGAG AAAGTGCGCCACAGCAAACTGGCCGAGTCTGTAGAAAAGGCCATTGAGGAGAAGAAGTACTTGGGCGGCGTGGACCCTTCCACTGTGGAGATGTGTTACCCTCCCATCATCCAGAGCGGTGGAAACTACAGCCTCAAGTTCAGCGTCGTCAG TGACAAGAACCACATGCACTTTGGTGCCATCACGTGCGCCATGGGCATCCGCTACAAGTCGTACTGCTCCAATCTGGTGCGCACCCTCATGGTGGACCCCCCGCAGGAGATGCAAGACAACTACAACTTCCTGCTGCAGTTGGAAGAGGAGTTGCTGAAGGAGCTCAAGCATG GTGTGAAAATCTCTGACGCCTACAACACTGTTTTGGAGTACGTGAAGAAGGAGAAACCGGATCTTGTCGCCAAGCTAACAAAGAACCTCGG GTTTGCCATGGGCATCGAGTTCAGAGAAGGCTCCTTGGTGCTCAACGCAAAGAATCAATACAAACTGAAGAAAG GCATGGTGCTGAGTGTCAGTTTAGGTTTTGCCGACCTCACAAATAAAGAAGGCAAAAAGGAAGAGCAGAAGAAGTATGCCTTGTTTATCGGCGACACGGTGCAGATCAATGAG GAGGAAGTGGCCACTGTACTCACACCAGTCAAAAAGAAGATCAAAAACGTGGGGATCTTCCTCAAG AATGACGacgaggaagatgaggaggaggacggaGACGATGCAGAGGAGCTGCTGGGGAAGGGCGCTCGTGGCGCGGCGCTGCTAGCTGACAGAACTCGG AACGAGATGACGGCGGAGGAGAAGCGGCGCACCCACCAGAAGGAGCTTGCCAACAATTTGAACGAAGAGGCCAAACGACGACTGACGGAGCAGAAAGGCGAGCAGCAGATCCAAAA GGCCAGAAAATCCAACGTGTCCTACAAGAACGTGTCTCAGATGCCCAGAGAGAAGGACATCAGAGAAATGAAGATCTTCATAGACAAGAAATACGAGACTGTCGTCATGCCAATCTTCGGCATCGCCACGCCGTTTCACATCGCCACAATCAAG AACATCAGCATGTCTGTGGAAGGGGATTACACGTACTTGAGAATTAACTTCTACGTTCCCGGCAGCTCCTTGGGCCGACAGGAAGGGAACATCTTCCCCAATCCAGACGCCACTTTTGTTAAGGAAAT CACGTACCGTGCGTCCAACCTGAAGACGCCTGGCGACACCTCGGTGCCATCCACCAACCTGCAGAATGCCTTCCGCATCATCAAGGAGGTCCAGAAGCGCTACAAGACGCGGGAGGCCgaggagaaggagaaagaGGGCATCGTCAAGCAGGACTCGTTGGTCATCAACCTAAATCGCAGCAACCCCAAACTCAAAGACCTCTACATCCGCCCCAACATTGCCCAGAAGAGGATGCAGGGCTCGCTGGAGGCGCATACCAACG GTTTCCGTTTCACATCTGTCCGCGGCGATAAAGTGGACATCCTTTACAACAACATCAAGCACGCCATCTTCCAGCCGTGCGACGGCGAGATGATCATCGTCCTGCACTTCCACCTCAAG AACGCCATCATGTTCGGCAAGCGCCGCCACACGGACGTGCAGTTCTACACGGAAGTGGGCGAGATCACCACCGACCTGGGCAAGCACCAGCACATGCACGACCGCGACGACCTCTACGCTGAGCAGATGGAGCGCGAAATGCGGCACAAGCTCAAGTCTGCTTTCAAGAATTTCATCGAGAAGGTTGAGACGCTCACCCGAGAAGAGCTGGAGTTCGAGGTTCCCTTCAGGGACCTAGG TTTCCAGGGCGCCCCTTACAGGAGTACCTGCCTGCTGCAGCCCACCTCCAGTTCCCTTGTCAACGTTACGGAATGG CCGCCGTTCGTGGTGACTCTGGACGAGGTGGAGCTGGTCCACTTTGAGCGTGTGCAGTTCCATCTGAAGAACTTTGATGTGGTCATCGTTTACAAGGACTACAACAAAAAGGTCACCATGATCAACGCCGTGCCTGTCAACTCCCTGGACCCCATCAAGGAGTGGCTCAA CTCGTGTGACATTAAGTATACGGAGGGCGTCCAGTCCCTCAACTGGACCAAGGTCATGAAGACCATTGTGGATGACCCCGAGGGATTCTTTGAGCAAGGAGGCTGGTCCTTCCTGGACCCGGAGAGCGAG GGGAGCGGCGCCGAAGAAGATTCCGAGTCTGAGATGGAGGACGAGACGTTCAACCCCTCTGCGGACGAGacggaggtggaggaggaagatagCGACGAAGACTACAGCTCCGAGACGGAGAATTCCG ACTACAGTGCATCACTGGGCAGCGAGGAGGAGAGCGGCAAGGACTGGGACGAGCTGGAAGAAGAGGCCAGGAAAG CCGACAAGGAAAGTCACTACGAGGACGAGGACACATCCAACAAGAAGAGAAAGCACCAGTCGTCAAGGATGCAGCCagtcaagaagaagaggcgGTCCTAG